The segment TAACATGCAAATTCAATCTTAACAGAGCACTATAATCTTTGCGTTCTTTGCGGTTAATTTCTTTGCGTTCTTTGCGGTTAAAAAAGGATAAACCACTTAATCTTAAAAAAAACTTGAATATCGAGTATTAGATATCTTGCAATGACCTGAACGCTTACAATTTTGTTTTCCCATGTCGACCTATTTCACAGGTCGAATCTTTGTGGTTTTTTATAGTCTTAACTAATTTAGCCTTTAACGGCATTTATCTCTTTCTTCTTTCAGTTTCGGTGAGGATTTCAACTAATCTTGCGGTATAAATTCTAAATTCCTCTCCAATAGTATTTACCTTAATGATAAAATAATTATAGGCAGCTACGGCAATAATCGCTACAAATAATCCTCCAGCAGTGGCGACTAAAGCCTCAGATATACCTCCAGCAACAACATCTATTCCTCCGGTACCAGTTAGACCAATATTATGAAATGCACGAATAATCCCTAATACAGTGCCAAATAGTCCAATAAAAGGAGCGATACTTCCAATCGTTCCCAGCATCCAGATATACCTTTTTAAATCGAGTGATTCTTCTATCCTGACACGGTCTAAACCCTCGATAATCTCATCCTTACTCCGGTCATATCTTAACAACCCTTCTTTAAAGATAAGAGGAAGTGGTCCTGTAACCATCTCACAAAGATTTATTGCCTCCATAACATTACCTTTGAGAATACTATTTTGAATCTTATATAAGAGTTCTTCAACATCTATATTTATTTTTCTAAAACTCCACATCCGTTCAATAATAATTGCCAGGATAAGAATCGAGCAAAGTCCTAATGGAATCATTGCAATTCCACCTTTAAAGATAATATCTAATAAAGTTTCATTTGCAAACATTATGGTTAACCTCCTCTTTATTTGGTAACTGGTAACTGGTGAATGGTAATTAGTTATCAATTACCCTTTCCGATTACTTATTTTGTAATGAGTCAGTATTATACCACTCATTTGGGGGTAATGTGTAATAAAACATTAGCCCCCCCAACCTTCTTTGTTAAAGGGGAATTTTGCCTACAAACCTGCAGTTCTGCTAATCCTCCAAATCTCTAATCTCTAATTCCCCATTTCACTGACCCATTACGATTTATAGATTTATTGTAATCTTTGCCGATAGTTTTTTCTTTTTATACCAATCGTCTAATGCCATTTCTTTCTTTTTTTTAAGAATATCCTGTCTAATCTTTTCTTTTTCTTTCGAATATTTTATTTCATCAATCTGTCTTTCTATCAATTGAGCGATTAAAAAGCCTGACCATATCTTAATCGGCTGACTTATCTGGTCTTGTTTTAAATTGAATATCTCCTCTATCTCCGGGAAATAACCTAATTCTGAAACAGGTTGTTGATGTCCGAAAGATTCAGTTTCCTTTATCTCTAAAGAATACTCTGTAGCGACAGTTCCAAACCCTTGCGTTATTTTACTATAAATTTCATCTATTTTTGATTTTGCTATTTTTTCTGCCTCTTGTCTTATTTTTTGATGATGAATTGTATTTTTAATCCCTTCGCTCGCCTCAGATAGCGGAATAGTGCGGGCTTGTCTTTTGTCTTCAAGTTTAATGATATGGAATCCAAATTGGGTTTCGACAATATCGCTTATTTCACCTAATTTTAAGTTAAAAGCGGCATCTTCGAATGGTTTAACCATTTGTCCCCGGCTAAAGAAATTTAAATCTCCACCTTGATTTTTAGATGGGCAGGCAGAATATTTCATAGCTAATTCTTCAAAACTGCCACCTGCTTTTATCTCTTTTAATATATCTTCAATCTTTGCTTTTGCCTCTTTTTTATTGTTTTCGGGTTTTATCAAGATGTGTCTTGCTCTGACTTGTTCAGGTTGTTGATAATCAGTGAGGTGCCTGCGGTAATAATCTTCAATCTCCGTGTCGGTAATGGTGCCAGCATCGATTTTATCTTCTTCAAATTTTATCAGGACATATCTTATCCGAATCTTCTCGTTAGTGGTGCAAAATTCTTTTCTTATCTCCCCTTCCGAAACCTTAACTGCATTTTTTATTCGTTCCTCTAATTTAGTTCGCATAAGGATCTTGCGCTGTCGTTCATAGATTTTACTCCAGTCAATTTCAGGATTAGCTAATGCCAAACGATATTTTGT is part of the bacterium genome and harbors:
- a CDS encoding peptidylprolyl isomerase; translation: MKKITLFIILFLILSCLKIESKEIPLSQVVITVNETKFTYAQYKMAFDYHRDLYKQKYGKFPQEWEEALKNVVIEGLIRDTLLSQEAEKVIKVTEKELDESIKNSPQFKDAKGKFDETKYRLALANPEIDWSKIYERQRKILMRTKLEERIKNAVKVSEGEIRKEFCTTNEKIRIRYVLIKFEEDKIDAGTITDTEIEDYYRRHLTDYQQPEQVRARHILIKPENNKKEAKAKIEDILKEIKAGGSFEELAMKYSACPSKNQGGDLNFFSRGQMVKPFEDAAFNLKLGEISDIVETQFGFHIIKLEDKRQARTIPLSEASEGIKNTIHHQKIRQEAEKIAKSKIDEIYSKITQGFGTVATEYSLEIKETESFGHQQPVSELGYFPEIEEIFNLKQDQISQPIKIWSGFLIAQLIERQIDEIKYSKEKEKIRQDILKKKKEMALDDWYKKKKLSAKITINL
- a CDS encoding MotA/TolQ/ExbB proton channel family protein; protein product: MFANETLLDIIFKGGIAMIPLGLCSILILAIIIERMWSFRKINIDVEELLYKIQNSILKGNVMEAINLCEMVTGPLPLIFKEGLLRYDRSKDEIIEGLDRVRIEESLDLKRYIWMLGTIGSIAPFIGLFGTVLGIIRAFHNIGLTGTGGIDVVAGGISEALVATAGGLFVAIIAVAAYNYFIIKVNTIGEEFRIYTARLVEILTETERRKR